The Amaranthus tricolor cultivar Red isolate AtriRed21 chromosome 6, ASM2621246v1, whole genome shotgun sequence genome has a segment encoding these proteins:
- the LOC130815856 gene encoding NEP1-interacting protein-like 1, with protein MFKSSTSKSPFKCSKSPTLLSHITSSFSFSHFARPSSASVFRPFFLKLLKIFLAILYILIMNFYWRSLFSSFQLNSTLCRKVVHLFESMQIIIDFGFGFQLALKMLKNLALAVATIIFAFGGVIIGSIAGAIKGQTTESGLCRGAAIGIMSGAIVALELLDSLLNGHCLSKVALFGSIFNGKAFREWVSPAVLKAYQWQTSMNEGNGIEDGSDLYNIVEIQGMSPELIKKLPVINFHLNSSTNSDLPISHNDVCCTICLQDVVEGERARKLPGCQHLFHMLCIDEWLARSISCPVCRNTVDFPTEFNCVSNKYVLQN; from the exons atgtttaaGAGTAGTACTTCCAAAAGTCCATTTAAATGCTCTAAGTCTCCTACTCTCCTTTCCCATATTACATCCTCTTTCTCATTTTCACACTTTGCCAGGCCTTCTTCTGCTTCTGTATTCCGTCCTTTTTTTCTAAAGCTTTTAAAGATATTTCTtgctattttatatattttgattatgAATTTCTATTGGAGAAGtcttttttcttcatttcaatTGAATTCTACTCTTTGTAGAAAGGTTGTACACTTGTTTGAAAGCATGCAAATTATAATAGACTTTGGGTTTGGTTTTCAATTAGCTTTGAAAATGTTGAAGAATCTTGCTTTGGCTGTTGCTACTATCATTTTTGCATTTG GAGGGGTAATAATAGGAAGCATTGCAGGGGCCATAAAAGGGCAAACAACAGAATCAGGACTATGTAGAGGCGCAGCAATTGGGATCATGTCAGGTGCCATTGTTGCCCTTGAGTTGCTTGATTCACTCCTTAATGGTCATTGTCTATCTAAG GTAGCTCTGTTTGGAAGCATATTCAATGGGAAAGCTTTTAGGGAATGGGTTAGCCCTGCAGTTCTTAAGGCTTACCAATGGCAa ACAAGCATGAATGAAGGCAATGGAATTGAGGATGGATCAGACTTATACAATATTGTTGAAATTCAAGGAATGTCCCCTGAGCTTATCAAGAAGCTCCCAGTCATCAATTTCCATCtaaattcatcaacaaattcTGATCTTCCAATTTCACATAATGATGTTTGTTGCACTATTTGTTTGCAG GATGTTGTTGAGGGTGAAAGAGCAAGGAAGCTACCAGGCTGTCAACACTTGTTTCATATGTTGTGCATAGACGAATGGCTTGCACGAAGTATATCTTGTCCAGTTTGTAGAAACACTGTTGATTTTCCAACTGAATTTAATTGTGTGAGCAACAAATATGtactacaaaattaa